One segment of Solanum lycopersicum chromosome 1, SLM_r2.1 DNA contains the following:
- the LOC109119452 gene encoding glycine-rich cell wall structural protein 1-like has protein sequence MMYTDKHEISMVVEVGCSTRVADQKEVEKLGIGDLIGGGGDGGVQLGGGGGVRNQGNGIGKGNKDGGGGDLLLQGGGGGGGGGDGDGGGGDLTRGGGDGEGGGGGDGDGGEGDFIKGGGGVQLGGKGGVRNKGNCIGKGNKDGGGGDTLLQNGGRGGGGGDGDGGGGDGESGGGGDVEGGGGGDGEGGGGDGDGGGPLVGAINGGDGNEDGPSVGSIIGGDDNGDGPSVFAMNDGNGNRDGDGPTVGSINGGDGNGDGDGPLEGAINVGDGNGNGDGPSVGAINGGDDNGDGASVGSINGGDDNGDGPSVGSINGGDGNGDEDGPSVGSINVGDGDGDGPSVGAINGGYGNGDEDGDGPSLGSINGGDGNGDGPSVGSINGGDGDGDSTTVGSINGGDGNEDGDGSSVGSINGGDGDGDGPAVGSINGGDGNGDGDGPLVGLINGGDGSGDGPLVGEINSGDGNGDGDGDGDGPSVGSINGNGDGPSVGAIDGGDVNGDGTLVGEINGGDGNEDGTSVGEINGGDGNGDGDGDGSSIGSINGGNGNGDGPSVGSINGGDGNGDGDGDCPLVRSISGGDGNGDGPSIGAINGGDGNGDGGGDGPLIGAISGGDGNGDGDGSSTGVINGGDDDGDGSGGGGEWIGGGGLW, from the exons ATGATGTATACTGATAAACATGAGATTTCAATGGTAGTGGAGGTGGGTTGTAGTACTAGGGTAGCCGACCAAAAGGAAGTGGAAAAATTGGGAAT AGGGGACTTAATTGGAGGTGGTGGAGATGGAGGAGTACAATTAGGTGGCGGAGGTGGAGTTCGCAACCAGGGAAATGGTATTGGAAAAGGGAATAAAGACGGTGGGGGAGGAGATTTATTATTGCAAGGCGGAGGTGGAGGTGGTGGAGGTGGAGATGGTGATGGAGGAGGTGGAGACTTAACTAGAGGTGGTGGAGATGGAGAAGGTGGTGGAGGGGGAGATGGTGATGGAGGAGAGGGGGATTTTATAAAAGGTGGTGGAGGAGTACAATTAGGTGGTAAAGGTGGAGTTCGCAACAAGGGAAATTGTATTGGGAAAGGGAATAAAGATGGTGGGGGAGGAGATACATTATTGCAAAACGGAGGTAGAGGTGGTGGAGGTGGAGATGGTGATGGAGGGGGTGGAGATGGAGAAAGTGGTGGAGGTGGAGATGTAGAAGGAGGAGGTGGTGGAGATGGTGAAGGTGGAGGTGGAGATGGCGATGGGGGAG GTCCATTAGTAGGTGCAATTAATGGTGGTGATGGCAACGAAGATGGTCCATCAGTAGGCTCAATCATTGGTGGTGATGACAATGGAGATGGTCCATCAGTTTTTGCTATGAACGATGGTAATGGCAACAGAGATGGAGATGGTCCAACGGTAGGTTCGATCAATGGTGGTGATGGCAATGGAGATGGAGATGGTCCATTGGAAGGTGCAATTAATGTTGGTGATGGCAATGGAAATGGAGATGGACCATCAGTAGGTGCAATCAATGGCGGTGATGATAATGGAGATGGTGCATCGGTAGGTTCAATCAATGGTGGTGATGACAATGGAGATGGTCCATCAGTAGGTTCAATCAATGGTGGTGATGGCAATGGGGATGAAGATGGTCCATCGGTAGGTTCAATCAATGTTGGTGACGGAGATGGAGATGGTCCATCTGTAGGTGCAATCAATGGTGGATATGGCAATGGAGATGAAGATGGAGATGGTCCATCACTAGGTTCAATCAATGGTGGAGATGGCAATGGAGATGGTCCTTCGGTAGGTTCAATCAATGGTGGTGATGGCGATGGAGATAGTACAACGGTAGGCTCAATCAATGGTGGTGATGGCAATGAAGATGGAGATGGTTCATCGGTAGGTTCAATCAATGGTGGTGATGGCGATGGAGATGGTCCAGCGGTAGGTTCAATCAATGGTGGTGATGGCAATGGAGATGGAGATGGTCCATTGGTAGGTTTAATCAATGGTGGTGATGGCAGTGGAGATGGTCCATTGGTAGGTGAAATCAATAGTGGTGATGGCAATGGAGATGGAGATGGAGATGGAGATGGTCCATCGGTAGGTTCAATAAATGGCAATGGAGATGGTCCATCAGTAGGTGCAATCGATGGTGGTGATGTCAATGGAGATGGTACATTAGTAGGTGAAATCAATGGTGGTGATGGCAATGAAGATGGTACATCAGTAGGTGAAATCAATGGTGGTGATGGCAATGGAGATGGAGATGGAGATGGTTCATCGATAGGTTCAATCAATGGTGGTAATGGAAATGGAGATGGTCCATCAGTAGGTTCAATCAATGGTGGTGATGGCAATGGTGATGGAGATGGTGATTGTCCATTAGTACGTTCAATCAGTGGTGGTGATGGCAATGGAGATGGTCCATCAATAGGTGCAATCAATGGTGGTGATGGAAATGGAGATGGTGGTGGAGATGGCCCATTAATAGGTGCAATCAGTGGTGGTGATGGAAACGGAGATGGAGATGGTTCCTCGACAGGTGTAATCAATGGGGGTGACGACGATGGAGATGGAAGTGGTGGTGGaggagaatggattggtggtggTGGATTATGGTAA